One segment of Podarcis muralis chromosome 17, rPodMur119.hap1.1, whole genome shotgun sequence DNA contains the following:
- the SLC46A2 gene encoding solute carrier family 46 member 2: MLGGMEMRTWIEPVVAGAQLASSFYDTGLLLVVKNYYNQTNSSAHSNENSQQKAISNFFIIYKLLDGLTPLLSAYGLAKLGDLKSRKISICVPLLGYLLSRILLLLLILQMWPIEVMYGAAVLHGLSGGFTTYWASVMALVSKGSSESRRSLRLIVVELIYGIAGFVGSIASGHLFVSFHLSYRHGAVLVSSSIALYAFCLLYSLFVLRVPKTARSCPLASSEPNHPDIKLAEDDGGEPHFHESRSSMVPSKLIIAMLFVAAIMYDSTVVGAMDVLPFFLLKEPLSWGPVYIGYANAAGYLIFITSFLGVFMFSRVFRDTTMIMIGIVSFSAGILIMAFVRWTYLFYVARGVMLFALIPMPTIRSLLSKHIEGTSYGKVFVLLQLSLVITGVVTSAVYNKIYQNTLEWFSGFCFLLSCGVGCLSLIPISIIAWKQKAPSGSLEILTD, encoded by the exons ATGCTTGGTGGGATGGAGATGAGGACCTGGATTGAGCCTGTGGTTGCTGGGGCTCAGCTTGCGAGCTCTTTCTACGACACCGGGCTACTTCTAGTGGTGAAGAACTACTACAACCAGACCAACTCCTCGGCTCACTCCAACGAGAATTCTCAGCAGaaagccatctccaacttcttCATCATCTACAAGCTTCTCGACGGCTTGACGCCGCTGCTGTCGGCTTACGGCCTGGCTAAGCTGGGCGACCTGAAGAGCAGGAAGATCTCCATCTGCGTGCCTCTCCTGGGCTATTTGCTCTCCCggatcctgctgctgctcctcatcctgCAAATGTGGCCCATCGAGGTGATGTATGGGGCTGCTGTGTTGCACGGGCTGTCTGGAGGCTTCACCACATACTGGGCCAGTGTCATGGCTCTGGTGTCTAAGGGCTCTTCCGAGAGCAGGCGGTCGCTTCGCCTCATCGTCGTCGAGCTCATCTACGGCATAGCTGGCTTTGTGGGGAGCATCGCTTCTGGGCACCTCTTTGTCAGCTTCCACCTCAGCTACCGCCACGGCGCAGTCCTGGTTTCTTCCAGCATTGCCTTATATGCTTTCTGTCTCCTCTACAGCCTCTTTGTCCTCAGGGTCCCCAAGACTGCAAGGTCTTGTCCTCTTGCATCCTCAGAGCCAAACCATCCAGACATCaagctggctgaggatgatggcgGAGAGCCTCACTTCCATGAGAGTCGCTCCTCTATGGTACCTTCCAAGCTCATCATTGCCATGCTTTTTGTGGCCGCCATAATGTATGACTCAACTGTGGTGGGAGCCATGGATGTGCTGCCATTTTTTCTCCTGAAGGAGCCCCTGAGCTGGGGGCCGGTATATATTGGCTATGCCAACGCTGCTGGCTATCTGATCTTTATCACCAGCTTCCTGGGAGTTTTCAtgttctccagggttttcagaGACACCACCATGATTATGATAGGGATTGTGTCTTTCTCAGCTGGCATCCTCATCATGGCCTTTGTGCGATGGACGTACCTGTTTTACGTTG CCCGTGGTGTGATGTTGTTTGCCCTCATTCCCATGCCGACCATCAGATCTTTGCTGTCGAAACACATAGAAGGAACTTCCTATG GAAAGGTGTTTGTCTTGCTGCAGCTTTCGCTGGTGATCACAGGTGTTGTGACCTCAGCTGTCTATAACAAGATCTACCAAAACACCTTGGAATGGTTCAGCgggttctgcttcctgttgtcATGTGGTGTAGGATGCCTGAGCCTCATCCCTATCAG TATTATAGCATGGAAGCAAAAGGCACCATCTGGTTCACTTGAGATTTTGACGGACTGA